In one window of Phalacrocorax carbo chromosome 22, bPhaCar2.1, whole genome shotgun sequence DNA:
- the RLF gene encoding zinc finger protein Rlf isoform X1: MRSAAAGHVIPAYAQWGRVQMADAEAEAAPRPEMQRLVAALRARLWQLQTELREQEVSEASSRAYCRGFCQTLLQYAGSRGASEHILPFLEVYRISIQSFANARPYLTTECEDVLLVLGRLVLSCFELLLSVPESELPHEVWLGFHQSIQDSHDALLEFGNNNLQILVDVTREGVWKNPVLLKILSQQPVEMEEANKLITREGPSFLQMRIKHLMKSNCIPQATFLSKLCADSPEIANVSSFRQAYIACVCSMLPNEDSIKEIAKVDCKEVLDIICNLESEGQENTAFILCTTYLTHQLQTANVYCSWELTLFWSKLQRRIDPSLDSFLERCRQFGIIAKTLQHLFFLIRVIQSEAEEAGLAVSVLLCVRALQIRSNGSDEMKTSVCKTIACLLPEDLEVRRACQLTEFLLEPTLSGFNVLEELYMQPDQKFDEENALVPNSLRCELLLALKAYWPFDPEFWDWKTLKRHCLKLLGKVASDSEDDASCNMSINETDMLETFFSDYDETKEHKYCDGKDTMNHPKEKSRVKKPIGSSERYQRWLQYKFFCVLCKRECIEARILHHSKMHMEDGVYTCPVCTKKFKRKEFFVPHVMEHVKMPPSRTHRPKKKIILKKERSPQKTTASSSPPPALQEKSHQPQLPESFENDTHEYVTFSQLENCQLQDRDIYPCPGTDCSRVFKQFKYLSVHLKAEHQNNDENAKHYLDMKNRREKCAFCRRHFMTSFHLREHERVHCGPQPYMCVSMDCYARFGSVNELLNHKQTHDDLRYKCELNGCNIVFSDLGQLYHHEAQHFRDASYTCNFFGCKKFYYSKTEFQNHLAVHNIEVSNGEVKQTLKLEESLSKDKCSYLPESQLLEQSESSSLNDTLDPSGSQEIPQIKEEALSDSEDLDSESNCSLHCGDHSTHAAVNQGQVSPLLIETMAHSQSVPGFLMSQEEVFHPADVKQQCSSVAVCFDEKKLSCGFEGCCSTHKNSRSMQKHLRRAHPYNFKGKKNMEMKTKDFLDLLSDAQDSKSPTDISTELGHNSDTNADSPESLYGTVDTKGNNGLKEETCPSSPETSFYDSSKESNIEDNMLELMLGLKHLSLKNSNIQNSSRHKPFLGSLQSYSSRDAKCPESVDETTSKFQLQEQQDNLPSQYLTQLAAKPFFCECQGCTCEFVTREALLMHYVKKHNYSKEMVLQLNMFQHRYSPFKCHICQRSFTRKTHLRIHYRNKHQIGCERVAHKVCSNDKFDHAGLCTDDMHKNSTVPTPVCATNVEFIEHSAQSEQLCHPKKEECSSETDLESSEEADNNVTRKTSNIASLDSHREELEARQGRGSKRTVAKGNLCYILHKYHKPFHCIHKSCNSAFTNQKGLIRHYRTVHQYNKEQLCLEKDKARTKRELVKCKKIFACKYKECGKRFLCSKALAKHCSDFHNEHLEDQKLLSEAESARFACNQAHCPAVFYTFNKLKQHLIEEHANEEKVNKDFEIHCDLNGCDRIFTNYSHYSQHVYFRHSEYYDSLFGNQKEEEDNQDKDKNEQSYLKGSFDISKQNGKQVKEKSKRISKSREKHLMNFKTKEEALQMCEEKSNQTQYPCMVQGCLSVVKLESSIVRHYKRTHQMTNMYIEQRIQKLVVCVKCGIMIEKQSCSETALDLDKKAVEVKEEKSTNPEHVQESEKPLVPNTDCDPQDISNEDQKQCPPSSVSFDASAFMYSGTLKYNHGSKNTCCEERNIRQAVTCKTEDFSENSERENSSYFPSLQLELPREKDLEGCQHSTVNQNTKRNVLCATKDKFQKPPVSKPFDLKTYKPMGFESSFLKFIQESEGKDDDDDDDFDEVVEWESPEQLPVDKTLQKEGDSQGDTPVNNFVNDKNVIITQNNHEQLSEIQPLLSESSSAPSLENLRAILDKALTDCGDLALKQLHYLRPVVVLERSKFSTPLIDLFPTKKGDELCVGST; encoded by the exons GATTCACATGATGCTTTACTGGAATTTGGGAATAACAACCTCCAAATATTGGTGGATGTCACAAGGGAAGGAGTATGGAAAAATCCAGTTCTTCTTAAAATTCTATCCCAGCAGCCAGTAGAAATGGAGGAAG ctAATAAATTGATTACACGAGAAGGGCCTTCCTTTCTGCAGATGCGAATAAAACATTTGATGAAGTCAAACTGCATCCCACAAGCTACTTTCTTGTCAAAATTGTGCGCAGATTCTCCAGAAATTGCAAATGTTTCATCTTTTCGCCAAGCCTACATCGCATGTGTGTGTTCTATGCTGCCTAATGAAGACTCCATTAAGGAG attgCAAAGGTAGATTGCAAAGAAGTACTGGACATTATATGTAATCTGGAATCTGAGGGAcaagaaaacactgcatttaTTCTTTGTACAACATACCTTACTCATCAGCTTCAAACAGCAAATGTGTATTGCTCTTG GGAACTGACACTTTTCTGGAGCAAATTACAGAGAAGAATAGATCCTTCTTTAGATTCCTTTTTGGAGAGATGTCGTCAGTTTGGCATCATTGCCAAGACactacagcatttatttttcttgataaGAGTCATACAATCTGAA gcAGAAGAGGCAGGACTTGCTGTGTCTGTTTTGTTATGTGTGAGAGCCCTTCAGATCAGGTCAAATGGAAGCGATGAAATGAAGACTTCAGTATGTAAAACAATTGCATGCCTTTTACCAGAAGACCTTGAAGTTAGAAGAGCTTGTCAGCTCACGGAATTTTTACTTGAGCCGACTCTGAGTGGATTTAATGTGTTGGAAGAGCTCTATATGCAACCAGATCAAAAATTTGATGAAGAAAATGCACTGGTTCCAAATTCGCTCCGTTGCGAGCTGCTGTTAGCTTTAAAAGCATATTGGCCATTTGATCCTGAATTTTGGGACTGGAAGACTCTAAAGCGACATTGCCTTAAACTGTTAGGGAAAGTAGCTTCTGATTCCGAGGATGATGCAAGTTGTAATATGTCAATCAATGAAACTGACATGTTAGAAACTTTCTTTAGTGACTATGATGAGACAAAAGAACACAAATATTGTGATGGAAAAGACACAATGAACCACCCTAAAGAAAAATCAAGGGTGAAAAAACCAATTGGTTCTTCAGAAAGATACCAGAGATGGCTTCAGTacaaatttttttgtgtgctctGCAAAAGGGAGTGCATAGAGGCTAGAATACTGCATCATTCTAAGATGCATATGGAAGATGGTGTTTATACATGTCCGGTGTGTACAAAAAAGTTCaagagaaaggaattttttGTACCACATGTAATGGAACATGTTAAAATGCCGCCTAGTAGAACACACAgacctaaaaagaaaataatactgaaaaaagaGAGATCACCGCAAAAAACAACAGCTTCCAGCAGCCCACCCCCAGCGCTTCAGGAAAAGTCACATCAGCCACAGCTGCCCGAAAGCTTTGAAAATGACACACACGAGTATGTCACGTTCAGCCAACTGGAAAACTGCCAGCTACAAGACAGAGACATCTATCCATGTCCCGGAACGGATTGTTCTAGAGTATTTaaacagtttaaatatttaagcgTACATCTGAAAGCTGAACATCAGAACAACGATGAGAACGCAAAACACTACCTGGATATgaaaaacaggagagagaagTGTGCTTTCTGTCGCCGGCACTTCATGACGTCCTTTCATTTGCGGGAGCATGAACGCGTGCACTGTGGGCCTCAGCCGTACATGTGTGTGTCGATGGATTGTTATGCTAGATTTGGGTCAGTTAATGAGCTTCTCAATCACAAACAAACACATGATGATCTGCGTTATAAATGTGAGCTAAATGGCTGTAATATTGTTTTCAGTGACTTAGGGCAACTTTACCATCATGAGGCACAGCACTTCAGAGATGCATCATACACCTGCAACTTCTTTGGTTGCAAAAAGTTTTATTATTCAaaaactgaatttcagaatCACCTTGCAGTGCATAATATTGAAGTGTCAAATGGGGAAGTGAAGCAAACACTAAAACTTGAAGAGTCGCTTTCAAAAGACAAATGCAGTTACCTTCCAGAGTCTCAGCTGCTTGAACAATCTGAAAGTTCCAGTCTGAATGACACCTTGGATCCCTCAGGCTCTCAGGAAATTCCACAAATTAAGGAAGAAGCGCTCTCTGACAGTGAGGATCTAGACAGTGAAAGTAACTGCAGTCTTCATTGTGGGGACCACAGCACACATGCTGCAGTAAACCAAGGCCAGGTGTCTCCTCTACTGATTGAAACAATGGCTCACAGTCAGTCAGTTCCAGGTTTTCTCATGTCCCAGGAAGAAGTCTTCCACCCAGCAGATGTGAAACAACAGTGTTCCAGTGTGGCTGTTTGCTTTGAtgaaaaaaaactttcctgtggTTTTGAAGGCTGCTGTTCCACACACAAAAATTCCAGAAGTATGCAAAAACACCTTCGTAGGGCCCATCCATATAACtttaaaggtaaaaaaaatatggagaTGAAAACTAAAGACTTTCTCGACCTGTTGAGTGATGCTCAGGACAGTAAATCCCCCACAGACATTAGTACAGAGTTAGGTCATAATTCAGATACAAATGCTGACTCTCCAGAAAGCTTGTATGGTACTGTAGATACTAAAGGAAACAATGGCCTGAAGGAAGAAACTTGCCCTTCTTCTCCAGAAACATCTTTTTATGACAGTTCTAAAGAATCAAATATTGAAGATAACATGCTGGAACTAATGCTAGGCTTGAAACATCTCAGCTTAAAAAATTCTAACATTCAGAATTCTTCAAGACACAAGCCTTTTTTGGGCTCCTTACAGTCCTATTCATCTAGGGATGCCAAGTGCCCTGAGTCAGTAGATGAAACTACCTCAAAATTTCAGCTTCAAGAGCAACAAGATAATTTACCCAGCCAGTACCTTACTCAGCTGGCAGCTAAACCATTTTTCTGTGAATGTCAAGGATGTACATGTGAGTTTGTGACCAGAGAAGCTCTCTTGATGCATTATGTTAAAAAGCATAACTATTCAAAGGAAATGGTTCTTCAGTTAAATATGTTCCAGCATCGCTACTCGCCGTTTAAGTGTCATATTTGCCAAAGATCatttacaagaaaaacacaCCTTCGAATTCACTATAGAAACAAACATCAAATCGGCTGTGAGAGGGTGGCTCACAAGGTATGTTCTAATGACAAATTTGATCATGCAGGTTTATGTACAGATGACATGCATAAAAATAGCACTGTTCCAACACCTGTCTGTGCAACCAATGTTGAATTCATTGAACATTCAGCCCAGTCCGAACAGCTGTGTCATCCTAAAAAGGAGGAGTGCAGTTCTGAGACAGATTTGGAGTCCAGTGAAGAGGCAGACAACAATGTAACAAGAAAAACGTCTAACATAGCTTCTCTGGACAGTCATAGGGAAGAATTGGAAGCAAGACAGGGAAGAGGAAGCAAAAGAACAGTTGCTAAAGGGAATTTATGTTATATATTGCATAAGTACCACAAACCATTTCATTGTATACATAAAAGTTGCAACTCGGCGTTTACCAACCAGAAAGGTTTGATTCGCCATTATAGAACTGTTCACCAGTACAATAAGGAACAGCTCTGCttagaaaaagacaaagcaagaacaaaaagagaacttgtcaaatgtaaaaaaatatttgcatgcaaataCAAAGAGTGTGGTAAGCGTTTTCTATGTTCTAAAGCTCTTGCTAAGCATTGTAGTGACTTCCACAATGAACACTTAGAGGATCAAAAACTGCTCTCTGAAGCTGAATCTGCAAGATTTGCATGTAACCAAGCCCACTGCCCTGCTGTATTTTATACCTTTAATAAGCTTAAACAGCACCTAATAGAGGAACATGccaatgaagaaaaagtaaacaaagaTTTTGAAATCCATTGTGACCTTAATGGCTGTGATCGAATTTTCACAAATTACAGTCACTACTCTCAACACGTCTATTTCCGGCATAGTGAATATTATGATAGTCTCTTTGGAAAtcagaaagaggaggaagataatcaagataaagataaaaatgaacaaagttATTTGAAAGGCAGCTTTGACATAAGCAAGCAGAATGGGAAGcaggtaaaagaaaaatctaaaaggATTAGCAAAAGTAGAGAAAAGCATTTGatgaatttcaaaacaaaggaGGAAGCCCTACAAATGTGCGAAGAGAAGTCTAACCAGACGCAGTACCCCTGCATGGTTCAGGGATGTTTGTCTGTTGTCAAACTGGAAAGCAGTATAGTGAGGCACTATAAGCGCACACATCAGATGACCAATATGTACATAGAGCAGCGGATTCAGAAACTTGTTGTTTGTGTTAAATGTGGCATAATGATTGAAAAACAGTCCTGCTCCGAAACAGCTTTGGACTTGGATAAAAAAGCTGTAGAAGTTAAAGAGGAGAAGTCCACTAACCCTGAGCATGTGCAAGAAAGTGAAAAACCTCTTGTTCCAAATACTGACTGTGATCCTCAAGACATAAGCAATGAAGACCAAAAACAATGTCCACCGAGTAGTGTGAGTTTCGATGCGAGTGCCTTCATGTATTCAGGCACTTTAAAATATAACCACGGTTCAAAGAACACCTGTTGTGAAGAGCGTAACATCAGGCAGGCAGTTACGTGTAAAACCgaagatttttctgaaaatagtgaaagaGAGAATAGCTCTTATTTCCCCAGTTTACAGTTAGAGTTGCCAAGAGAGAAAGACCTAGAAGGATGTCAACATAGCACAGTTaatcaaaacacaaaaagaaatgtaCTTTGTGCTACAAAAGACAAATTTCAGAAGCCTCCAGTGTCCAAACCATTTGATTTAAAGACATATAAACCAATGGGATTTgagtcttcatttttaaaatttattcagGAGAGTGAGGGAAAAgacgatgatgatgatgatgattttgATGAGGTAGTAGAATGGGAGTCTCCTGAGCAGTTGCCAGTAGATAAAACCTTGCAAAAGGAGGGAGACAGTCAAGGTGATACACCAGTAAACAACTTCGtaaatgacaaaaatgtaaTCATAACCCAAAATAATCATGAGCAGCTATCAGAAATCCAGCCCTTGTTGTCAGAATCGTCATCTGCCCCTTCCTTAGAAAATTTGAGGGCGATCTTGGACAAGGCACTAACGGACTGTGGAGACCTTGCCTTAAAACAGCTTCATTACTTAAGACCAGTAGTTGTTCTTGAAAGATCCAAGTTTTCCACACCCCTCATTGACTTATTTCCAACGAAAAAGGGAGATGAGCTTTGTGTAGGAAGTACGTAA
- the RLF gene encoding zinc finger protein Rlf isoform X2 has translation MFISPFTETTEAVYLLGFKTLASQAAECCCCVPLCMSQINNTVKICDLAFTQSQTLLQYAGSRGASEHILPFLEVYRISIQSFANARPYLTTECEDVLLVLGRLVLSCFELLLSVPESELPHEVWLGFHQSIQDSHDALLEFGNNNLQILVDVTREGVWKNPVLLKILSQQPVEMEEANKLITREGPSFLQMRIKHLMKSNCIPQATFLSKLCADSPEIANVSSFRQAYIACVCSMLPNEDSIKEIAKVDCKEVLDIICNLESEGQENTAFILCTTYLTHQLQTANVYCSWELTLFWSKLQRRIDPSLDSFLERCRQFGIIAKTLQHLFFLIRVIQSEAEEAGLAVSVLLCVRALQIRSNGSDEMKTSVCKTIACLLPEDLEVRRACQLTEFLLEPTLSGFNVLEELYMQPDQKFDEENALVPNSLRCELLLALKAYWPFDPEFWDWKTLKRHCLKLLGKVASDSEDDASCNMSINETDMLETFFSDYDETKEHKYCDGKDTMNHPKEKSRVKKPIGSSERYQRWLQYKFFCVLCKRECIEARILHHSKMHMEDGVYTCPVCTKKFKRKEFFVPHVMEHVKMPPSRTHRPKKKIILKKERSPQKTTASSSPPPALQEKSHQPQLPESFENDTHEYVTFSQLENCQLQDRDIYPCPGTDCSRVFKQFKYLSVHLKAEHQNNDENAKHYLDMKNRREKCAFCRRHFMTSFHLREHERVHCGPQPYMCVSMDCYARFGSVNELLNHKQTHDDLRYKCELNGCNIVFSDLGQLYHHEAQHFRDASYTCNFFGCKKFYYSKTEFQNHLAVHNIEVSNGEVKQTLKLEESLSKDKCSYLPESQLLEQSESSSLNDTLDPSGSQEIPQIKEEALSDSEDLDSESNCSLHCGDHSTHAAVNQGQVSPLLIETMAHSQSVPGFLMSQEEVFHPADVKQQCSSVAVCFDEKKLSCGFEGCCSTHKNSRSMQKHLRRAHPYNFKGKKNMEMKTKDFLDLLSDAQDSKSPTDISTELGHNSDTNADSPESLYGTVDTKGNNGLKEETCPSSPETSFYDSSKESNIEDNMLELMLGLKHLSLKNSNIQNSSRHKPFLGSLQSYSSRDAKCPESVDETTSKFQLQEQQDNLPSQYLTQLAAKPFFCECQGCTCEFVTREALLMHYVKKHNYSKEMVLQLNMFQHRYSPFKCHICQRSFTRKTHLRIHYRNKHQIGCERVAHKVCSNDKFDHAGLCTDDMHKNSTVPTPVCATNVEFIEHSAQSEQLCHPKKEECSSETDLESSEEADNNVTRKTSNIASLDSHREELEARQGRGSKRTVAKGNLCYILHKYHKPFHCIHKSCNSAFTNQKGLIRHYRTVHQYNKEQLCLEKDKARTKRELVKCKKIFACKYKECGKRFLCSKALAKHCSDFHNEHLEDQKLLSEAESARFACNQAHCPAVFYTFNKLKQHLIEEHANEEKVNKDFEIHCDLNGCDRIFTNYSHYSQHVYFRHSEYYDSLFGNQKEEEDNQDKDKNEQSYLKGSFDISKQNGKQVKEKSKRISKSREKHLMNFKTKEEALQMCEEKSNQTQYPCMVQGCLSVVKLESSIVRHYKRTHQMTNMYIEQRIQKLVVCVKCGIMIEKQSCSETALDLDKKAVEVKEEKSTNPEHVQESEKPLVPNTDCDPQDISNEDQKQCPPSSVSFDASAFMYSGTLKYNHGSKNTCCEERNIRQAVTCKTEDFSENSERENSSYFPSLQLELPREKDLEGCQHSTVNQNTKRNVLCATKDKFQKPPVSKPFDLKTYKPMGFESSFLKFIQESEGKDDDDDDDFDEVVEWESPEQLPVDKTLQKEGDSQGDTPVNNFVNDKNVIITQNNHEQLSEIQPLLSESSSAPSLENLRAILDKALTDCGDLALKQLHYLRPVVVLERSKFSTPLIDLFPTKKGDELCVGST, from the exons GATTCACATGATGCTTTACTGGAATTTGGGAATAACAACCTCCAAATATTGGTGGATGTCACAAGGGAAGGAGTATGGAAAAATCCAGTTCTTCTTAAAATTCTATCCCAGCAGCCAGTAGAAATGGAGGAAG ctAATAAATTGATTACACGAGAAGGGCCTTCCTTTCTGCAGATGCGAATAAAACATTTGATGAAGTCAAACTGCATCCCACAAGCTACTTTCTTGTCAAAATTGTGCGCAGATTCTCCAGAAATTGCAAATGTTTCATCTTTTCGCCAAGCCTACATCGCATGTGTGTGTTCTATGCTGCCTAATGAAGACTCCATTAAGGAG attgCAAAGGTAGATTGCAAAGAAGTACTGGACATTATATGTAATCTGGAATCTGAGGGAcaagaaaacactgcatttaTTCTTTGTACAACATACCTTACTCATCAGCTTCAAACAGCAAATGTGTATTGCTCTTG GGAACTGACACTTTTCTGGAGCAAATTACAGAGAAGAATAGATCCTTCTTTAGATTCCTTTTTGGAGAGATGTCGTCAGTTTGGCATCATTGCCAAGACactacagcatttatttttcttgataaGAGTCATACAATCTGAA gcAGAAGAGGCAGGACTTGCTGTGTCTGTTTTGTTATGTGTGAGAGCCCTTCAGATCAGGTCAAATGGAAGCGATGAAATGAAGACTTCAGTATGTAAAACAATTGCATGCCTTTTACCAGAAGACCTTGAAGTTAGAAGAGCTTGTCAGCTCACGGAATTTTTACTTGAGCCGACTCTGAGTGGATTTAATGTGTTGGAAGAGCTCTATATGCAACCAGATCAAAAATTTGATGAAGAAAATGCACTGGTTCCAAATTCGCTCCGTTGCGAGCTGCTGTTAGCTTTAAAAGCATATTGGCCATTTGATCCTGAATTTTGGGACTGGAAGACTCTAAAGCGACATTGCCTTAAACTGTTAGGGAAAGTAGCTTCTGATTCCGAGGATGATGCAAGTTGTAATATGTCAATCAATGAAACTGACATGTTAGAAACTTTCTTTAGTGACTATGATGAGACAAAAGAACACAAATATTGTGATGGAAAAGACACAATGAACCACCCTAAAGAAAAATCAAGGGTGAAAAAACCAATTGGTTCTTCAGAAAGATACCAGAGATGGCTTCAGTacaaatttttttgtgtgctctGCAAAAGGGAGTGCATAGAGGCTAGAATACTGCATCATTCTAAGATGCATATGGAAGATGGTGTTTATACATGTCCGGTGTGTACAAAAAAGTTCaagagaaaggaattttttGTACCACATGTAATGGAACATGTTAAAATGCCGCCTAGTAGAACACACAgacctaaaaagaaaataatactgaaaaaagaGAGATCACCGCAAAAAACAACAGCTTCCAGCAGCCCACCCCCAGCGCTTCAGGAAAAGTCACATCAGCCACAGCTGCCCGAAAGCTTTGAAAATGACACACACGAGTATGTCACGTTCAGCCAACTGGAAAACTGCCAGCTACAAGACAGAGACATCTATCCATGTCCCGGAACGGATTGTTCTAGAGTATTTaaacagtttaaatatttaagcgTACATCTGAAAGCTGAACATCAGAACAACGATGAGAACGCAAAACACTACCTGGATATgaaaaacaggagagagaagTGTGCTTTCTGTCGCCGGCACTTCATGACGTCCTTTCATTTGCGGGAGCATGAACGCGTGCACTGTGGGCCTCAGCCGTACATGTGTGTGTCGATGGATTGTTATGCTAGATTTGGGTCAGTTAATGAGCTTCTCAATCACAAACAAACACATGATGATCTGCGTTATAAATGTGAGCTAAATGGCTGTAATATTGTTTTCAGTGACTTAGGGCAACTTTACCATCATGAGGCACAGCACTTCAGAGATGCATCATACACCTGCAACTTCTTTGGTTGCAAAAAGTTTTATTATTCAaaaactgaatttcagaatCACCTTGCAGTGCATAATATTGAAGTGTCAAATGGGGAAGTGAAGCAAACACTAAAACTTGAAGAGTCGCTTTCAAAAGACAAATGCAGTTACCTTCCAGAGTCTCAGCTGCTTGAACAATCTGAAAGTTCCAGTCTGAATGACACCTTGGATCCCTCAGGCTCTCAGGAAATTCCACAAATTAAGGAAGAAGCGCTCTCTGACAGTGAGGATCTAGACAGTGAAAGTAACTGCAGTCTTCATTGTGGGGACCACAGCACACATGCTGCAGTAAACCAAGGCCAGGTGTCTCCTCTACTGATTGAAACAATGGCTCACAGTCAGTCAGTTCCAGGTTTTCTCATGTCCCAGGAAGAAGTCTTCCACCCAGCAGATGTGAAACAACAGTGTTCCAGTGTGGCTGTTTGCTTTGAtgaaaaaaaactttcctgtggTTTTGAAGGCTGCTGTTCCACACACAAAAATTCCAGAAGTATGCAAAAACACCTTCGTAGGGCCCATCCATATAACtttaaaggtaaaaaaaatatggagaTGAAAACTAAAGACTTTCTCGACCTGTTGAGTGATGCTCAGGACAGTAAATCCCCCACAGACATTAGTACAGAGTTAGGTCATAATTCAGATACAAATGCTGACTCTCCAGAAAGCTTGTATGGTACTGTAGATACTAAAGGAAACAATGGCCTGAAGGAAGAAACTTGCCCTTCTTCTCCAGAAACATCTTTTTATGACAGTTCTAAAGAATCAAATATTGAAGATAACATGCTGGAACTAATGCTAGGCTTGAAACATCTCAGCTTAAAAAATTCTAACATTCAGAATTCTTCAAGACACAAGCCTTTTTTGGGCTCCTTACAGTCCTATTCATCTAGGGATGCCAAGTGCCCTGAGTCAGTAGATGAAACTACCTCAAAATTTCAGCTTCAAGAGCAACAAGATAATTTACCCAGCCAGTACCTTACTCAGCTGGCAGCTAAACCATTTTTCTGTGAATGTCAAGGATGTACATGTGAGTTTGTGACCAGAGAAGCTCTCTTGATGCATTATGTTAAAAAGCATAACTATTCAAAGGAAATGGTTCTTCAGTTAAATATGTTCCAGCATCGCTACTCGCCGTTTAAGTGTCATATTTGCCAAAGATCatttacaagaaaaacacaCCTTCGAATTCACTATAGAAACAAACATCAAATCGGCTGTGAGAGGGTGGCTCACAAGGTATGTTCTAATGACAAATTTGATCATGCAGGTTTATGTACAGATGACATGCATAAAAATAGCACTGTTCCAACACCTGTCTGTGCAACCAATGTTGAATTCATTGAACATTCAGCCCAGTCCGAACAGCTGTGTCATCCTAAAAAGGAGGAGTGCAGTTCTGAGACAGATTTGGAGTCCAGTGAAGAGGCAGACAACAATGTAACAAGAAAAACGTCTAACATAGCTTCTCTGGACAGTCATAGGGAAGAATTGGAAGCAAGACAGGGAAGAGGAAGCAAAAGAACAGTTGCTAAAGGGAATTTATGTTATATATTGCATAAGTACCACAAACCATTTCATTGTATACATAAAAGTTGCAACTCGGCGTTTACCAACCAGAAAGGTTTGATTCGCCATTATAGAACTGTTCACCAGTACAATAAGGAACAGCTCTGCttagaaaaagacaaagcaagaacaaaaagagaacttgtcaaatgtaaaaaaatatttgcatgcaaataCAAAGAGTGTGGTAAGCGTTTTCTATGTTCTAAAGCTCTTGCTAAGCATTGTAGTGACTTCCACAATGAACACTTAGAGGATCAAAAACTGCTCTCTGAAGCTGAATCTGCAAGATTTGCATGTAACCAAGCCCACTGCCCTGCTGTATTTTATACCTTTAATAAGCTTAAACAGCACCTAATAGAGGAACATGccaatgaagaaaaagtaaacaaagaTTTTGAAATCCATTGTGACCTTAATGGCTGTGATCGAATTTTCACAAATTACAGTCACTACTCTCAACACGTCTATTTCCGGCATAGTGAATATTATGATAGTCTCTTTGGAAAtcagaaagaggaggaagataatcaagataaagataaaaatgaacaaagttATTTGAAAGGCAGCTTTGACATAAGCAAGCAGAATGGGAAGcaggtaaaagaaaaatctaaaaggATTAGCAAAAGTAGAGAAAAGCATTTGatgaatttcaaaacaaaggaGGAAGCCCTACAAATGTGCGAAGAGAAGTCTAACCAGACGCAGTACCCCTGCATGGTTCAGGGATGTTTGTCTGTTGTCAAACTGGAAAGCAGTATAGTGAGGCACTATAAGCGCACACATCAGATGACCAATATGTACATAGAGCAGCGGATTCAGAAACTTGTTGTTTGTGTTAAATGTGGCATAATGATTGAAAAACAGTCCTGCTCCGAAACAGCTTTGGACTTGGATAAAAAAGCTGTAGAAGTTAAAGAGGAGAAGTCCACTAACCCTGAGCATGTGCAAGAAAGTGAAAAACCTCTTGTTCCAAATACTGACTGTGATCCTCAAGACATAAGCAATGAAGACCAAAAACAATGTCCACCGAGTAGTGTGAGTTTCGATGCGAGTGCCTTCATGTATTCAGGCACTTTAAAATATAACCACGGTTCAAAGAACACCTGTTGTGAAGAGCGTAACATCAGGCAGGCAGTTACGTGTAAAACCgaagatttttctgaaaatagtgaaagaGAGAATAGCTCTTATTTCCCCAGTTTACAGTTAGAGTTGCCAAGAGAGAAAGACCTAGAAGGATGTCAACATAGCACAGTTaatcaaaacacaaaaagaaatgtaCTTTGTGCTACAAAAGACAAATTTCAGAAGCCTCCAGTGTCCAAACCATTTGATTTAAAGACATATAAACCAATGGGATTTgagtcttcatttttaaaatttattcagGAGAGTGAGGGAAAAgacgatgatgatgatgatgattttgATGAGGTAGTAGAATGGGAGTCTCCTGAGCAGTTGCCAGTAGATAAAACCTTGCAAAAGGAGGGAGACAGTCAAGGTGATACACCAGTAAACAACTTCGtaaatgacaaaaatgtaaTCATAACCCAAAATAATCATGAGCAGCTATCAGAAATCCAGCCCTTGTTGTCAGAATCGTCATCTGCCCCTTCCTTAGAAAATTTGAGGGCGATCTTGGACAAGGCACTAACGGACTGTGGAGACCTTGCCTTAAAACAGCTTCATTACTTAAGACCAGTAGTTGTTCTTGAAAGATCCAAGTTTTCCACACCCCTCATTGACTTATTTCCAACGAAAAAGGGAGATGAGCTTTGTGTAGGAAGTACGTAA